From Pedobacter sp. MC2016-14:
GATGTGTCCCTGCCAGATCCACTTGACATTGTTTTACAGGAATGGGAGGCCGTAGCAGAAATTGTCCCTCCAAAAGCCTACAGTACCACCATACAGCCAGGTAAGTATAAAGTACTATTTTTATTGCCCGCAATTTCCACAGTAGCCAATCATGTGTCCTTTACTGAAGACGAATTAAATTCACTCTGCGTAAAATTTGATGTTGCGCTTTTCAGTGTAGTGAAAGTAAGCAGACGTAAAAAAACCATCATCCGTAAAATAGCAGATTGTACGGAGGCTATTCACCATGAGCGTGATGCTAAGATTTGGGCCATGATGATTAGCTTGATTAAGCTTTACGTAGGATAAAACAGGTGCAGCAAGACTTCAAAGCAAATGATCTGGAGCTGATCAAAAAGATAAAGGAACATATTGATAACAGTTCCGGAGCCAGTAAACTGATTACCGTAGCAGACTTGCTGAACCTTTTTCCTATTAGAAAAAGACTGTTTACACAATTGTTCAAAAAGGAATACGCTAGTAGCCCTAGTGATTATAGT
This genomic window contains:
- a CDS encoding helix-turn-helix transcriptional regulator, which translates into the protein MQQDFKANDLELIKKIKEHIDNSSGASKLITVADLLNLFPIRKRLFTQLFKKEYASSPSDYSACARMELALEQLTKELKIREVSENLGYNAPETFSRAFKSYHGFLPSDVAIRQLT